In Silene latifolia isolate original U9 population chromosome 6, ASM4854445v1, whole genome shotgun sequence, the genomic window TCCTTTGTTTCTCAAAAcataattttttgttttttgtaaCAGTTCTGATTCAAGTTCCAGTAACATTTCTGCTGCCACTAAGACTGCTCGTGGAAATCTTTTTCGTTTTGATTCATCAGACCTTAATTGGAAGGAGTTAGATCCCGCATACTGGCGAGAGTTAGCTTGTGCTGCCCTGGAGGAATACTGGAGCACTCAGGTTTTCTATGTTTCCTTCTACTTGTGTGTATATTGCACAGGCTTATTTATGCATCATATATTTGAAACCCTTCTTTTGTGATTTGATTATCTGCTTTCTTGACATACATTCATCTGCATTATTTTTCTTCTGGAATTAATATTTAGAAACTTTGTCAGCTTTTGTCCTGAACTTGGTTTCCTGTATTGTTTTACGTGAACCTTGCCCTAGCTTTTTGTGAATTTGCATTCAAGAAATTTAATTGTGATTGATTTTTTGTTTCAACCTTTAAGGAGTTCATATGATTTTGTCAACAATTAAtcaatataatattacaaattacAATTACAAGTAAAATGCAACAAAGGTGGTGGTGCACTGCTTTAAATTTGATGCTCACTGTGGTTTTTCTGTGTATTAATACAGAAGCGAACAAAAAAGTTGTCATGTGCTCTAATAAATACAACCTACACTTTAGCTTTTTGGAGCTATCAATACGCAATAGCTAATGTAGTTCAATCAAACAACTAACTGAAGCAGTTCAATCAAACAACTAACTGAAGCTTGCGGCCACTAAGAAATAAAGGTCGAAAGCAGTTGCATGTCCAACCCAAGCCAATATAGCAGTGGCAGAcacaatttgttttttttttttttttttttttttttttggtaatttgatATTCAGTTGAATGATTCAAgctttaatgcaacaaaaactatgTGTAGTAGGTTTTACCTTTTAAGCACAAATGGATTGGAAATAAGAATGCACAATAACAACCACTTTCTTTTACTTTCCAGGGACCCAGTCCAAGTCTTAAACATAGATCTGCTAATGATAATAACTCTAATTACTCAAAACATTGTATACGTTTTATTTAGATGGAAACAATACGTTGAAAACGAATAAGTGGAAAGGCAGCTTTTCTAGTAGAAAGTTAGAAAGTATACTTCTACAAAATCATGATCATGGCATGTTAGCTGACCTCAATCAATTTGAAATTACTAATCTAttgtttttgttatttgattTGTTTTCTAAAGGGCGTTAGGTTGGAACTTACTTTGGTGGCGAATGCTATACCTTTCCATCTCCCGTTTCTCTGTTGCTTTCATTTGAATTTTTTAGCTAATGATACTACTGGAACAACAAAGAAGATGTTTGCTGAAGTAGTCTTATACGATAATGGTTCTTGCAAAGTAAACTTATGTGACATCTTGGGCCCACTTAATCGAGGTATGATACAAGTACTTGATTAAAAGTACggtaactctcctataggaccgtcctat contains:
- the LOC141585986 gene encoding uncharacterized protein LOC141585986, encoding MVSIRAVNGVKGIEQLIYNTQRLSFGDVPESHLCRRDRLRADEIMHKLANTQLEENLSDSSSSNISAATKTARGNLFRFDSSDLNWKELDPAYWRELACAALEEYWSTQGVRLELTLVANAIPFHLPFLCCFHLNFLANDTTGTTKKMFAEVVLYDNGSCKVNLCDILGPLNRDVMKGCHVCPRNILHPKGVKFHYQS